Below is a genomic region from Methanobacterium sp..
GGACATATCTCCACGCATTCGTTGCATTCCCCACATTTTACTTCCATGGGTTCTCCAGTTATAGTAAGGGGCGCATCTGTGAGCACAGTTGCCCAGCGGACTCTGGGACCTGCTTCTGGAGTTACGAGCAAACAACTTTTGCCAATCCAGCCGAGCCCTGCTAGATTTGCAGCTAATTTATGTGAAAAGACAGCACATATTCTTTTATCGTCAAAGCGTTCTGATGCAGGTACTGGAAGTGCTTTGTGTCCTTCCTGCTGTATAATACTCCCTAATTTTGATGTTAAAAGGTCAAGACGCAGATTTGTGATGTCATAAGCGTGGCGGTAATTAACTGCCACAGCACGGTTATCTCGATTAGGTAGTTCATCAACAATGGTTTGAGGCAGTCTAATACCTATAGAAATTGCTTTAGGATATTGGGCGCATATTTCGCCGCCTTGATCTGCAACTGCTTCTTTTGCACGTGACAGGTCTGCAACACCAAAGAAATCAGCACCTTCATGTTCTGCTGTAATTCTAATTTTATAATCAAGCTGCATAGTTTTCCCTCGTTATTTATTGGACTGCTCCAAAATTATATGTTTTGGAAAGAATTTGTAGCGGCTGTAAAATACAAGCGTATTTTCATTACCTGCTGCAACCATGATTCTTTTAGTTTCTACGCCGTTTTGATCCATCCAGTCAAGCGAACGTTTCATAAGAGCATCTCCAATACCTGAAGATCTGTATTTTTTGTCTAAATATAGTGAATCAACTTCCCCTATTTTTTCATCTGAAATGGAACTTATACAGTATCCAATATACTGTTCAGTCGCTTCATTGTAGGCAGCATCTATTCTTAAAATCCCTTTTTCAGATTTCTCTAGTAAATCTTCTCTTCTTTCTTGAAATGTAAACTCAGCGTACCTTTCTGGAAAATAGGGGGATAGATCTCTGTGATGATCCCTTAATTTTTCCCATAAAGCTTTGATCAAATCTATGCGGTCTTCGTCGAGTTCCATATAACTTATATCCATATTATACCTCTTACAAGTTTAATGTAGAAAATGTATAATTTGTAGTATTAATCCAGATAGTTAGTGTATTGTGCACTAATTTAAGTTACGTTCACTTATTTAATTTTAGAAACTTAAATTCCTAAATAATGGGGACATACAGTCCTGCAAAGGTTGCATTTCTTTAAATTAAATCCCCGTTCTGTTATGAAATTTGACAGTTCTCTGCACAACTTTTGATCTACAGTTGTTCTGTCCAGCGCTTTTTGAGGACATGAATCTATACAAAGGCTACATTTCTCTCGACAACCTTCATAATTAGCAATAGGATCACTTTCAAGCTGAATATCTACTAAAATTGCTCCAATTTGTATCATATTGCCGTATTTTTCATTTATAAGCAGGGTATTTTTACCCATGACTCCTAACCCTGCAAAATATCCTGCATGTCGCAGTGATAAAATACCCCTTGCATATTGTTTATCAGCTTCCCAGTATTCGGAAGGATCATCAGAAGGGATATGGACAGCATTTATCCCTAAATCTTCTAAAACCAGACAAAATCCTAAGCCTAAATTATCAACAAGTTGAATAATTACATTATTGGCATGTGTATATGGGATGCAGTTTTCAGCATATATAGATCCATGGGGGACCCTTTTTGCAAAGACTATCACTGATTTACAATCAGGATATATGTCTAAAGGGTGGTGACCTTTAGGGGCATTATTAAACTTATCGGGGCTTGTTATTCCGCAAAGATCTGCCCCAATATCCTTTGCTATCTCTTTAATTTTCATTGATTTATCTGAAATTTCCATGTTTTTGTCAAATTTTCCTTTTACTGTATTTGACATTTTTGCACCAATTCAATTAAATTGTTTATATTCATTTAAAGAGTTTTCAAATATTTTTAGCCCTTCTTCCACCTCTTCTTTTGTTATAGTTAAAGCTGGAAATATTCGGACTATGTTTCCATGTGTGACATTTAATATAAGTCCTTTATCAAGACATTTTGAATTTAGGGAAGATGTAACATTCTCATCTAATATTTCTATGGCAATTAATAATCCTTTCCCTCGCACATCTTTTATTATATCTGGATGTTCTTTTTGCATTTCATTCAGTTTTTTAAATGTGAATTTACTTATGTCATCAACGTTTTCCCAGATTTTGTTGTCAAGCATGTACTTGATGACGGAATATGCAACTGCACAGCCAAGCGGGTTTCCGCAGTATGTTCCACCATGGTCCCCTATGTTAAGTTTATCGTGTACTTCTTCTGTAACTGCAAATGCTCCAAAAGGGAACCCTCCAGCGATACCTTTTGCCATGGTCAGGATATCAATCTTAACATCATCTGAGGCAAACAAAGATCCTGTCCTGTAAAATCCTGTCTGAATTTCATCTGCTATTAAAAGGACATTATTTCTTGTGCATAAATCCGATAATTTTTTAAGATAGTCTGGATCTGGAACATTAACCCCACCTTCACCCTGTATAGGTTCAACTATTACTGCAGCGACATCATTGTCTATAACTTTTTCAATAGCAGGGATATCGTTGTACGGGACAAAAATGTGGTTTGGAATCAGCGGATTAAACCTTCCCCTGTGGCTGTCCTGTCCTGTTGCGGATACTGTACTTATGGTCCGCCCGTGAAAGCTGTTTACTGTAGATATAATATTTAATTTTCCAGTTGCTTTCCTTGCAAGCTTAATTGCAGCATCATTTGCTTCTGCTCCGCTGTTTGCAAAAAATATGCGGGTCAAATTTCCAGGTAAGATCTCATGCATTAATGATACAAGTTTAGACCTTGCTGGTGAGTATGTTGCTCCTGAATTTGGGTTTTGTATAATTTTCTGCCCCTGCTCTAGAAGGGTGTCTATAATAACAGGATTTGCATGCCCTATACTTGTTACTCCCCATCCTGCAGTGAGATCTATATATTTTTTACCTTCTTCATCGTAAGCGTACACTCCTTTACCATTTTCTATTGATATTTTTGTTTTATTTGCAAAAGAAGCGTAATGAGTGTCTTCAATTTGAAATGTATCTAAAATTTTATCCATAATAAGTCCTCAAGGCTTTTTTTAATCAATATGTATTTATAAAAAAGTTATGTTATTGATTTGGTTTGTCAGCTTTTAAGCATCATCTTCTACATTTCCAGTATATGTAGCATAAAAACCATCAGTATCTGCATAAATAGCTTTAAAACCAAATTTTTCTGCTTTTTTCATGGTTTTTTTAATATAATCCCTTCCCCAAGCTGTTACAGCGTCGGCACATTCTCCACTGTACCATCTGAACCTTGCAAAACCGTAAAGGCCGTACATGGAATTTGCAAGGGTTTTAAGCGCCTGCTGCTGAACATTCAATATCTTTTTCTCCATGGGGTCATCTGTTTTTTTCATAAGGTCCTTTATCTTTGCCCTTTCTTTCAGTAAATTCCCAATTACAGATGGTACAAAACCAATAGGTTCTTTCCTGAATTTATGAGGTACTTCCGGTGCGGTATGAAATTCTTCAGCCTCTTCATTTTTTACCAGAGTATCTGGAGAGATGTTTTTAGAAATGATTATGCTTGGATACAGACTCTTGAAATCAAATGAAAGGATATTTTCATGAAGGCCTTTTACAGGTTCTTTAACGTAACCTCCTACGTATTTAAAACCTCTTCGTCTTGAATATTCCGATTGAGATGGTTTATTGGGTATAACTTCGCCATATTCGTATGCTTTTCGTGTAAGAAGCCATTCTACCATTTGTCCAGATGCCATCCTTGTTATATCAAAAAAGGGCTGCCCTACAATTCTAGTAAGCTCTCTATTTATGGGCAGCATTTTATCTCCTACTTTATAGGCCGCTATAGCGTCATCCATGGAATATGCAAACAGTTCTTCCAGTTTTTCACCATTTGAATCCCAGTATTTCCAGATTTCATCTCCTTCCACATCTTCCTTGTCTTCCCCAAAGAGTTCTTTATACACCCTTTCTAAGGTATAACGGTCAAGTGTCAGGTGGCGCCTCATAATTGGGTAAAGGTCAATATGCAGTCTGCCGCGGACTACGGCTGCTGATGTAAACCCACGCCTTAAAAATTTAATTCCAGAACCGTCCATTCCTATAGTCATGGGAACGCCTAATTTTTTTGCCCTATCATTGATATATGGAAAATCAAAGTTATCCGAGTTGTATCCTAAAATTAGGTCTGGACACTCTGTATTTACAATCTCAACGAAACGTTTTATCATCTCTTTTTCACTTTCAAGGGTTTCAACATAATCAAAGGAGGAACTTTTAGTTGAAAGCACGCTTTCAAGCCCAAAGTTGCTTGCAAGACTTATCATGATTATTTCGTCTTTATCTGCACTGGGCATCCCTTTTGGATTTCTAACTTCAATATCAAAACTCATGACTTTTAAATCAGGGATTCCACCATCTACTGGTTCAGGTTTTCCTTCCATGTTAAAGATACATAAATTCTCATCAGTTGATGATATTCCTGGTCCAGATTTCTGTGTTTTGGTTTTCCCGCTTACAACAATCTCTCCCATTGGGAAGAGGGCATTGTCAATTAGATATCTTCTGTAAAAAGGAATATCGTGTTCCCTGATCTCTTTCACTTCACTTAGATTCCATATTTTATCCCTAAGCTTGGGAACATCTTGAGGATGGAACAGAATAACTTCCAGCATTTCTTTTTCTTGAGTAATGTCTTTTTTTTGAACAATCCTGATTTCATCCACGTCAAGTGTGTTAATCTGTTTGATACAGTCTTCAATATTGCCCATGGGGATTACATAGATGTAAGGCCTGAAATGTCTGTCCAGGGCAATTATAGATCTTTCTTTATTATCCCCACGTTCTTTTCCGAAGAGTCTGACCACCGGGCGGCTGTTTTCTGTTACATAATCGATGTCTAAGAGGATGAATCGTTTAGTTTCCATAATTTTGTATATATACTATAAATATTATTAAAGTTATGCAGAAAAATCTAAGGTTTATTTTATTAAACGTTCACTGACATGTTATGAATTATACTATCATGTTAACTTGTAAAACAGGAATTATCTTAAAAACATGTATTTTCAAAAACACATGAAATTACATTATCTACACAACTCCAGAATGTTAAATAAGTAAGATGTCAGCTGTATTTAATACAATAATTATTAGTTAAGGTGCAGTATGACGTTTTAAAGGCTATTTTATAAAAATAAGTAAATTTAATAATTTAAAAAATGAAAAAGAGTTGATTTGCAGCGTTTAATTAGGGTGCTTTACCTTTTGAACAGAAGTATCCTCCGGGTTCGCCTTCATTTAATCTGTTTTCTTTCCAGACATCGCAGGTACCGCATTGACACATGTTTTTTGGATCAAGATCTGGGCATGTTGCTGTACCTGTTGCGCAGTAAGCTTCAGGTACATGCTCTGGATGAGATGTTATCTCTTTTTCTTTGGCTACTGTTGTTTCTGGTGGATAATCCATGGTTTTCTCTAAATTATCTAATTTGTCCATTGCACAACTGCTTTGAGCTTGTACTGGACATTCTGGACACTTACATTTTCCAATTGTAGCCATATTAAACTCTATATTGGTCATATTTCAACCCCCATTTTTATTAATAGGATCAGATAATAAACATGGGATTATTAAACGTATTTGATGTTAAAATTGAGTTAGTTTATAGAAGGGTGCCATTTTAATAATTTAAAATTACTTGAGTTAAGTGTTCCTAATCTATGGAAATTTTAAGACTGCATAGTCCAATTAATTATTTAGCTTTTCCATTTTGACAGAAATAACCTGCAGGCTCTCCTTCATCTAATTTGTATTCTTTCCATACCTCACATTTAGGGCACTGACATGCTCCTTCCGGATTAAAATCATCACATTCAGTTTTTCCAGACACACAATACATTCCTGGAACATCTTCTGGATTGGGACTGCCACTTATGCTCTGTAATTTATCCAGCTTTTCATATGCACATTTACTTACAGCCTGCACGGAACAGCAGGGGCACTGGCACTTTTCTATATTTTCATTATTAAATTCAATATTGGCCATAATTTCAACTCCTGATTTACCGTGTATTATATAAGGTGTTCATACGTAATAAATTACAAGTATTAACCCATATTCCTAATTGAAAAAATATCAGACGTAAAATATTTCAAATAGCCCTGAAAGATTAAATGGGTATTGATAATTAAGTTTAAGTATTAAAAGATTATAATAGTGTCACTTAGATTCATTTAAATCTGAATGTATTAAAAGGAGCATAAAATGAAGTTTGTAAAACTTGATACTAACAAACATGATTTGAATAAAGTTTCTGAGCTAATTTACGAGACCGAATTGACAATATTTAAGCAGTTACTTGGGAAAGATGAAAAGGATGCCACCGAGAATATAAAAAATCTTGTAGAATTGGGGAATAACTATTTTGGCCATGAGAATATCCATGTGGTTATTGATGGGAATGAAGACATGATGGGAATACTGGTTTCATTTAGTGGTAAAGAAACAAGCTTTTGGAATGACTTTAAGGTATATTTTAAAGTGTTAACATTTTATAACTTTTTGAAGTGTGCAGTAAAGGGAACTTTAATAAATAAGTCCCTTACAGCAAGTCTTGGTAAAGATGATTATTATTTAAGCAACATTGCAGTCGATCCTCAGTATAGGGGTCAGGGAATTGGAACGTATATCTTGAAAAATGCAGTTAAAACTGCAGAAGAGAATGGCTGCAGGCGTGTACTTCTTGACGTGACATTTAAGAATAAAGGCGCAAAGAGATTGTATGAACGATTTGGATTTAAAGTTTACAGTAAAAATACTCCTAAACTGTTTAAAGGCCATGGAACTTTAAGTATGGAATATTTACTCCATTAATATTTATTTTATTATTTTTTTGATTTTTAAAGGCAGTATCCCTTATTTTAGACGTGCAGATACTTCAAATTATGGGCTAATTTTTAATACATTTTTTAATTTAAGTAATAGATATTCTGTATCCCTAAACTATATATAGTACCTTGCAATATACAGTACCTTGTGAAATACAGTGGTACTATGAATGCTCAATTTAAAAAAGGGGTACTGGAACTTTGCGTGTTAGTGCTTCTTGACAGAAAGGACTGTTATGGTTACGAAATGGTTGATGAAATATCTAAAAATATTTCAATTTCGGAAGGCACTATCTATCCTCTTTTAAGACGGCTAAAAAAGGAAGGTTTAGTAAGCTCTTATTTAAAAGAGTCCCAGGATGGCCCTCCTCGAAAATATTACCAAATAACAGAGCTGGGAAAAGAAAAAAAGGAAAATTTAGTTGCAGAATGGAATGAATTTTCTGCAGCTGTTACTAATTTACTTAATTAAAACGGAGACTAGGGTGGTTAAATGGATAAGGAGGAATATCTCAAAAAACTCGATAAATTGCTGAAAAAATTACCAGAAGATGACAGAGAAGATCTGATTTTAGACTATGAGGAACACTTTAGAATAGGTGTGGAAAACGGCAGGACTGAAAAAGAAATTTCAGAGGCATTGGGGGATCCTGAAAATGTTGCTAAACAAATTAAAGCAGATTATATGGTCAAAAAAGCCGAAGATAAGCCGTCTCCAGGTAGTATAATTGAAGCAGTGCTGGCAGTGGCAGGACTTGGTCTTTTTAATATAATATTTGTAGCTGGACCTTCTTTGCTGCTTGCAGTGGTTATTATCAGTTTAGTTGTGGCAGGATTTGCAATAATTGTTATAGGAATTTTAACTATGTTATCACCTTTATTACAGGTATTTTTCCCAAAGTACATTCATTTGCCTGTACAGGGAGGAATACTGGGAACTTTAATAATGGTGGTAGGTGGTATTGGCGTAACAGTAATGGGTACATTTTTTGTAATAGTTATGGCATACGCGGCCAACAGGTTCTACAAAGTAGTAATTAAACTATTAAAATCCAATTTGGATGATATAAAAAAACGAACTGAGGTATTTAAATAACTTGGAGGATTTCTATGGATAAATTTATGTGGGGGATACTTGCAGGTACTAAAGGAGCAACAAATCGTGCTAGAATTATAGATGAGCTGAAAAATAGGCCTTATAATGTTAATCAACTTGCTGAAAAGCTTGAACTTGATTATAAAACTGTAAAACATCATATTCGAGTTTTAGAAAGAAATAACATGGTCACATCAACCGGAAAGAAGTACGGTGCTTTGTACTTCCTTTCAGATAAAATGGAACAAAACTACGATAGTTTTCAGGAGATATGGGAAGAATTCAGAAAATCTAATGAAGCATGTGCCATTTATGATCACGCCTCCTGATCATGAATACAACTAAATCTGAGATTAAATTTGAATAATATTTGAAGAATATATATTCTATTCTCCTTTATCTGCTACTTTTAGATTAATATATTGTCACTTAACGATTATTTTATACTAATTTTAAAAAATTGAACTTTTATCAATTAAATCATACATTTAAATAATTTTTTAAGTAATATTCATTCTGTAACTTTGTTGCTTAAAAATGATATCTTGAAGTGAATCTATTACGCATAGCTCTAAATTTGTTTTATTATAAGTCTAATTTTTATATCTGGTGATTTACCAGGATTTATCATGAAAATAACTGATTTATTTTTTCTATTTTTTAAACATATCCTGCTGAATTTTGAGATTTGGGTGTAATCTGGATGGAATTTTGGGGCAAATTAGTGGAAAACAAGACTTAATGCTGGTTTAATATTGGAAAAAGTATTTTTAAATGTTCTAATAAGTATAATATTAGGCAGTGTTTTACTAAACAGAATTTTAAGCTTTAATTGTACCGTAAAAAATTAAAATTATTGGTTTGCAGTAAAATACTCTGTCAATTTTAAACAGTGTAATGAGGTTGAGGAAAATTCAGGATGAATTTTCCGAACATTCGAAAGCAAAACTTTCGATGCCCCGAAATCAGAGATTTCGAGGGCCCAAAAAATAAAATTTTTTTGAGGCGAAAAAAATGAATCTTTATAAATTAGCGTTTAATAACATTCGCAGAAAAAAACTCAGGAGTGCATTAACGGCTCTAGGGATAATTATTGGAGCTGCAACAATTGTTGTACTCCTTGGAATAACTGCAGGAGCAACTTCAGCAGTCCAGGAGCAGACAGACCAATATATGTATGATGTAGTAATAGCACCTGCATCAAGTAGTGGAACTTATTTAA
It encodes:
- a CDS encoding epoxyqueuosine reductase produces the protein MSNTVKGKFDKNMEISDKSMKIKEIAKDIGADLCGITSPDKFNNAPKGHHPLDIYPDCKSVIVFAKRVPHGSIYAENCIPYTHANNVIIQLVDNLGLGFCLVLEDLGINAVHIPSDDPSEYWEADKQYARGILSLRHAGYFAGLGVMGKNTLLINEKYGNMIQIGAILVDIQLESDPIANYEGCREKCSLCIDSCPQKALDRTTVDQKLCRELSNFITERGFNLKKCNLCRTVCPHYLGI
- a CDS encoding 4Fe-4S double cluster binding domain-containing protein, whose protein sequence is MQLDYKIRITAEHEGADFFGVADLSRAKEAVADQGGEICAQYPKAISIGIRLPQTIVDELPNRDNRAVAVNYRHAYDITNLRLDLLTSKLGSIIQQEGHKALPVPASERFDDKRICAVFSHKLAANLAGLGWIGKSCLLVTPEAGPRVRWATVLTDAPLTITGEPMEVKCGECNECVEICPVSAFTGEAFRENEPREERYDARKCEEYLYNADEDANWAVCGLCIYVCPYGKK
- a CDS encoding DUF2769 domain-containing protein, with protein sequence MANIEFNNENIEKCQCPCCSVQAVSKCAYEKLDKLQSISGSPNPEDVPGMYCVSGKTECDDFNPEGACQCPKCEVWKEYKLDEGEPAGYFCQNGKAK
- a CDS encoding DNA-directed DNA polymerase, which codes for METKRFILLDIDYVTENSRPVVRLFGKERGDNKERSIIALDRHFRPYIYVIPMGNIEDCIKQINTLDVDEIRIVQKKDITQEKEMLEVILFHPQDVPKLRDKIWNLSEVKEIREHDIPFYRRYLIDNALFPMGEIVVSGKTKTQKSGPGISSTDENLCIFNMEGKPEPVDGGIPDLKVMSFDIEVRNPKGMPSADKDEIIMISLASNFGLESVLSTKSSSFDYVETLESEKEMIKRFVEIVNTECPDLILGYNSDNFDFPYINDRAKKLGVPMTIGMDGSGIKFLRRGFTSAAVVRGRLHIDLYPIMRRHLTLDRYTLERVYKELFGEDKEDVEGDEIWKYWDSNGEKLEELFAYSMDDAIAAYKVGDKMLPINRELTRIVGQPFFDITRMASGQMVEWLLTRKAYEYGEVIPNKPSQSEYSRRRGFKYVGGYVKEPVKGLHENILSFDFKSLYPSIIISKNISPDTLVKNEEAEEFHTAPEVPHKFRKEPIGFVPSVIGNLLKERAKIKDLMKKTDDPMEKKILNVQQQALKTLANSMYGLYGFARFRWYSGECADAVTAWGRDYIKKTMKKAEKFGFKAIYADTDGFYATYTGNVEDDA
- a CDS encoding DUF1700 domain-containing protein — encoded protein: MDKEEYLKKLDKLLKKLPEDDREDLILDYEEHFRIGVENGRTEKEISEALGDPENVAKQIKADYMVKKAEDKPSPGSIIEAVLAVAGLGLFNIIFVAGPSLLLAVVIISLVVAGFAIIVIGILTMLSPLLQVFFPKYIHLPVQGGILGTLIMVVGGIGVTVMGTFFVIVMAYAANRFYKVVIKLLKSNLDDIKKRTEVFK
- a CDS encoding aspartate aminotransferase family protein, with the protein product MDKILDTFQIEDTHYASFANKTKISIENGKGVYAYDEEGKKYIDLTAGWGVTSIGHANPVIIDTLLEQGQKIIQNPNSGATYSPARSKLVSLMHEILPGNLTRIFFANSGAEANDAAIKLARKATGKLNIISTVNSFHGRTISTVSATGQDSHRGRFNPLIPNHIFVPYNDIPAIEKVIDNDVAAVIVEPIQGEGGVNVPDPDYLKKLSDLCTRNNVLLIADEIQTGFYRTGSLFASDDVKIDILTMAKGIAGGFPFGAFAVTEEVHDKLNIGDHGGTYCGNPLGCAVAYSVIKYMLDNKIWENVDDISKFTFKKLNEMQKEHPDIIKDVRGKGLLIAIEILDENVTSSLNSKCLDKGLILNVTHGNIVRIFPALTITKEEVEEGLKIFENSLNEYKQFN
- a CDS encoding PadR family transcriptional regulator: MNAQFKKGVLELCVLVLLDRKDCYGYEMVDEISKNISISEGTIYPLLRRLKKEGLVSSYLKESQDGPPRKYYQITELGKEKKENLVAEWNEFSAAVTNLLN
- a CDS encoding GNAT family N-acetyltransferase, encoding MDISYMELDEDRIDLIKALWEKLRDHHRDLSPYFPERYAEFTFQERREDLLEKSEKGILRIDAAYNEATEQYIGYCISSISDEKIGEVDSLYLDKKYRSSGIGDALMKRSLDWMDQNGVETKRIMVAAGNENTLVFYSRYKFFPKHIILEQSNK
- a CDS encoding GNAT family N-acetyltransferase, which codes for MKFVKLDTNKHDLNKVSELIYETELTIFKQLLGKDEKDATENIKNLVELGNNYFGHENIHVVIDGNEDMMGILVSFSGKETSFWNDFKVYFKVLTFYNFLKCAVKGTLINKSLTASLGKDDYYLSNIAVDPQYRGQGIGTYILKNAVKTAEENGCRRVLLDVTFKNKGAKRLYERFGFKVYSKNTPKLFKGHGTLSMEYLLH
- a CDS encoding winged helix-turn-helix domain-containing protein — encoded protein: MDKFMWGILAGTKGATNRARIIDELKNRPYNVNQLAEKLELDYKTVKHHIRVLERNNMVTSTGKKYGALYFLSDKMEQNYDSFQEIWEEFRKSNEACAIYDHAS
- a CDS encoding DUF2769 domain-containing protein gives rise to the protein MTNIEFNMATIGKCKCPECPVQAQSSCAMDKLDNLEKTMDYPPETTVAKEKEITSHPEHVPEAYCATGTATCPDLDPKNMCQCGTCDVWKENRLNEGEPGGYFCSKGKAP